The Thermacetogenium phaeum DSM 12270 genome segment TCCGGGCTGGCATCCGGCGCCACCAGCCCGCACTTGTTTTTCTTGAGTACCCCCAAGGCGTACTCGTAAGGGGTGGAAACGATCGCCCTGCCGCAACCCAAGGCGTAAGCGAGGGTTCCGCTCACCGCCTGGTCGCGATTCGGATAGGGGCTGAGGTAGATGTCCGTCAGATACAGGTAATCTCCCAGTTCTTCAACGTCCAGAAAGCGGTTGACAAACCGCACGTGATCCTGCAACCCCAGGTCGGCAACCAGGCCCAGGAGCTTCTCCCGGTAGCTCTCCCCATCCCTCCTCTGCAGGACGGGGTGAGTCCTGCCGGCAATTATGTAGAGAAGATCCGGGTGTCTATCGACGAGCCTCTTGACGGCCAGGATCCCGTTCTCCAGCCCTTTGCTGGGGCCGATCAGCCCGAAGGTGGTGACCACCCTGCGCCCGGAGCAGCCGTAAGCCCTTTTGAGCTCCTCTCTCTCCTTGGGCCGGAAAACGGGTACACCGTGCGGGATGATGGCAATCCTTTCCCGTCCTACGGAGTAGACCCTCTCCAGCAAGTGTGCAGAGCGCTCGCTCATGCAGATGACGGCCGCTGCCTTCTGCGCAAGCAGACGCAGCAGCATCTTTTGATTGGGGCCCGGCTGAGGCAGCACGGTATGGGTTACCAAAAGATAGGGCTTATCTAGAACGGACACAAAATCAAGGATATACCCACCATCAGCACCCCCGTAGATCCCGTACTCATGCTGAATGATCACCGCCTGGAGGTGGGGGAGGATGCTGGCCTGCCCTGCCGCCTTGATATAGTCCTCCCTGCACTCCTGTCGGATCACCCAGCGCACCTCCGGGGGATAAGCATAGGTGTCCTCATCGGAGATTGCCGCTATCCACACCGAGTGTCCGGCACTGACAAGATTGTCCCTGAGATCCCTGGAAAAGGAGGCAATGCCGCACTGTCGCGGTGGATAAGTGCCTACGTTCAAAAAATTCATAAAAATCTCCTCCTTTCGGTACATCCTTACAGAGCAACGGCAGATGACCGGCACCACGAACGATCGGTCCGCTTCCGCCGATCCCCTTCGGAAGCACACCGACCGTCCGGCCGGTCGAGTTTTTAATAACCTGCAACCTGCGCCCGTCTGCGACTTTTTCGAAATTGGATTAAAAGCGATCTTTTCCGAGAGCATCAGACCGTCCCTGCTGTCCTCAACCGAACACCAGGAACGCCCTGCCCCTTTTCAATACAGCTGGAATTAAAGCCATAGAAAGCAGAACCCCATTGGACTGGCTTATGGGGCAAACGGCTTGAAGAAAGGAAGGCGGCTGGTAATTAAAAACATGTTTTGTTATAATATAACATATTATCAAGCTCCCGGCAAGCGGGAAGCACACCCATTACAGCTCGATATGGCATAAAATCCTGCTTAATCCGGTGTTTCTCCCACCCCGCGCGAGTGTTTTTAAA includes the following:
- a CDS encoding glycosyltransferase family 4 protein is translated as MNFLNVGTYPPRQCGIASFSRDLRDNLVSAGHSVWIAAISDEDTYAYPPEVRWVIRQECREDYIKAAGQASILPHLQAVIIQHEYGIYGGADGGYILDFVSVLDKPYLLVTHTVLPQPGPNQKMLLRLLAQKAAAVICMSERSAHLLERVYSVGRERIAIIPHGVPVFRPKEREELKRAYGCSGRRVVTTFGLIGPSKGLENGILAVKRLVDRHPDLLYIIAGRTHPVLQRRDGESYREKLLGLVADLGLQDHVRFVNRFLDVEELGDYLYLTDIYLSPYPNRDQAVSGTLAYALGCGRAIVSTPYEYALGVLKKNKCGLVAPDASPEALSRLLDQVLSRPELQRSLEIRASRLGEEIKWPRVAARYADVARQACRRPARAFTGEKVIPGELAASVEKKGLWRW